A genomic region of Capnocytophaga canimorsus contains the following coding sequences:
- the thiL gene encoding thiamine-phosphate kinase → MITDKNESRTALSELGEFGLISHLTKDFKIENHTTLKGIGDDAAVIDFRDKKAVISTDILIEGVHFDLSYVPLKHLGYKSVMVNLSDIYAMNAKATQITVSIAVSNRFPLEALEELYAGIRLACQKYKVDLVGGDTTSSTRGLIISITAIGEADAEDIAYRNQANEHDLIVVTGDLGGAYLGLQVLEREKAVFQVNPNLQPDLSMYTYLIERQLKPEARKDIPPLLKALGVKPTSMIDISDGLSSEILHICKQSGMGCRIYEEKIPLDPQVINTCEEFHLDSTTIALSGGEDYELLFTIKPSDYDKIKGNPNLSVIGHIVEKNQGEKLITRTGEAIEIIARGWNALKEQ, encoded by the coding sequence GAACTTGGTGAGTTTGGACTAATATCACATCTGACTAAAGATTTCAAAATAGAGAACCACACTACTTTGAAGGGCATAGGTGACGATGCTGCCGTTATTGATTTTAGAGATAAAAAGGCTGTTATTTCTACCGATATACTAATTGAAGGAGTACATTTTGATTTAAGCTATGTGCCTTTAAAACACTTGGGTTACAAATCGGTGATGGTAAATCTTTCCGATATTTATGCAATGAATGCAAAAGCAACTCAAATTACGGTTTCTATTGCAGTTTCTAACCGATTTCCTTTAGAAGCTCTTGAGGAATTATATGCAGGTATTCGTTTGGCTTGTCAGAAATATAAAGTGGATTTAGTGGGTGGAGATACTACCTCATCAACTCGCGGATTGATTATTTCGATTACTGCTATCGGAGAAGCTGATGCTGAGGATATTGCATATCGAAATCAGGCAAATGAACACGACCTTATCGTAGTTACTGGCGATTTGGGTGGGGCGTATTTAGGTTTGCAAGTCTTGGAACGTGAAAAAGCTGTTTTTCAGGTAAATCCGAATTTGCAACCCGATTTAAGTATGTATACCTATCTCATTGAAAGGCAACTAAAACCCGAAGCCCGAAAAGATATTCCGCCTTTACTGAAAGCATTGGGTGTAAAACCTACATCAATGATTGATATCAGCGATGGACTTTCTTCCGAAATTTTGCATATTTGTAAGCAGTCGGGTATGGGATGCCGTATTTACGAAGAGAAAATTCCGCTGGACCCTCAAGTAATTAACACTTGTGAAGAATTTCATCTGGACAGCACCACCATAGCCCTAAGTGGCGGAGAGGATTATGAACTTTTGTTCACCATAAAGCCTTCTGATTATGACAAAATTAAAGGCAATCCTAACCTATCGGTTATCGGTCATATTGTAGAGAAAAACCAAGGAGAAAAACTCATTACTCGCACTGGAGAAGCTATCGAAATCATAGCCAGAGGCTGGAACGCCTTAAAAGAGCAATAA
- a CDS encoding hydroxymethylglutaryl-CoA reductase, degradative, protein MTKKSVEGFSKFTKEEKINWLCNTYFPNENDAKSYFEKYHNTDAHLQKLHDEFIENTVSNYYLPFAVAPNFLINGKTYTVPMAIEESSVVAAASRAAKFWESRGGFKATVISTEKNGQVHFMFYGEKARLETFFQHIKPILLEAVKPITANMEKRGGGMTNLHLVDKTADLPNYYQLFARFETLDAMGANFINSCLEQFAHTLQEEAEKIPEIGQFLEIIMSILSNYVPECLVKSEVSCPVEQLSFGKIEGKAFAEKFVKAIAIANAEVRRATTHNKGIMNGIDSVVLATGNDFRAVEAGVHAYASRSGKYQSLSHAYIENGIFYFEIQVPLALGTVGGLTNLHPLVKTALQILEKPSASELMQIAATVGLAQNFAAIGALTTSGIQKGHMKMHLMNILNQLGATQKQKQIISDYFKDKTISHSEVVKKFEELNAQ, encoded by the coding sequence ATGACAAAAAAATCCGTAGAAGGTTTTTCAAAATTTACCAAAGAAGAAAAAATCAATTGGCTTTGTAACACCTATTTTCCTAATGAAAACGATGCAAAGTCATATTTTGAAAAATATCACAATACCGATGCCCATTTGCAAAAACTTCACGATGAGTTTATCGAAAACACGGTAAGTAATTATTATTTGCCCTTCGCTGTGGCACCTAATTTTCTTATCAATGGTAAAACGTATACCGTTCCGATGGCAATTGAAGAAAGTTCGGTGGTGGCAGCAGCTAGTAGAGCCGCTAAATTTTGGGAAAGTCGTGGCGGATTTAAAGCAACGGTGATTTCCACCGAGAAAAACGGACAAGTACATTTTATGTTTTATGGCGAAAAAGCCCGATTAGAAACCTTCTTTCAGCATATAAAGCCAATACTACTAGAAGCCGTAAAGCCCATTACAGCAAATATGGAAAAACGTGGCGGAGGCATGACTAACCTACATTTGGTGGATAAAACGGCAGATTTACCCAATTACTATCAATTATTTGCCCGTTTTGAAACTTTAGATGCTATGGGGGCTAACTTCATAAATAGCTGCTTGGAACAATTTGCCCACACCTTACAAGAAGAAGCTGAAAAAATCCCTGAAATAGGGCAGTTTCTGGAAATTATAATGAGCATACTTTCCAATTATGTTCCCGAGTGTTTGGTAAAATCGGAGGTTTCTTGCCCTGTAGAACAACTTTCTTTTGGCAAGATTGAAGGAAAAGCATTTGCCGAAAAATTTGTAAAAGCCATCGCTATTGCCAATGCCGAAGTACGCCGAGCCACTACTCACAATAAAGGAATTATGAATGGCATTGATTCGGTAGTTTTAGCTACAGGAAACGATTTTCGAGCGGTAGAAGCGGGGGTTCACGCTTACGCCTCACGAAGCGGAAAATATCAAAGTTTAAGCCACGCCTATATCGAAAACGGAATTTTTTATTTTGAAATTCAAGTTCCTTTAGCTTTAGGTACTGTGGGCGGACTTACCAATTTGCACCCCTTGGTAAAAACCGCACTTCAAATTCTTGAAAAACCCTCTGCATCCGAACTAATGCAAATTGCGGCCACTGTAGGCTTAGCACAGAATTTTGCCGCCATAGGGGCTTTAACCACCTCTGGAATTCAAAAAGGACATATGAAAATGCACCTAATGAACATTTTAAACCAATTAGGAGCAACACAAAAACAAAAACAAATCATCAGCGATTATTTTAAAGATAAAACCATATCGCACAGCGAAGTAGTTAAAAAATTTGAAGAACTCAATGCACAATAA
- a CDS encoding GYDIA family GHMP kinase, with product MHNNLSFYSHGKLLLTGEYAVLDGALSLALPCQKGQWLKVFPSEKEGVFWKSKDLNGQIWFEKEIFKTSATNDPIAHTLEKILTTALYLNPDFAKKLQNCTVETELEFERNWGLGTSSTLINNIAQWAEVNAFDLLFKGFGGSGYDIACAKSTTPILYQTQNQEPKTYPICFSPDFKKHLFFVHLNQKQDSKVGIAHYKSIKKGKKAFIEKITQITEDVVRSKSFTEFCSCIDLHEQITSDFIGLEPVKSKLFSDFQGSIKSLGAWGGDFVLVACEQPDVKTYFENKGFHTVIAYQEMVL from the coding sequence ATGCACAATAATCTTTCTTTTTACAGCCACGGAAAACTCCTACTCACGGGCGAATACGCCGTTTTAGACGGAGCTTTAAGCCTTGCCCTACCTTGTCAAAAAGGACAATGGCTAAAAGTATTTCCCTCTGAAAAAGAAGGTGTTTTCTGGAAAAGTAAAGATCTTAACGGACAGATTTGGTTCGAAAAAGAAATTTTCAAAACTTCTGCAACAAACGACCCTATTGCTCACACTCTGGAAAAAATTCTAACAACGGCTTTGTATTTAAACCCTGATTTTGCCAAAAAATTACAAAACTGCACCGTTGAAACCGAATTGGAGTTTGAAAGAAATTGGGGGTTAGGCACTTCCTCTACGCTAATCAATAACATCGCCCAATGGGCAGAGGTCAATGCCTTTGATTTACTCTTTAAAGGATTCGGAGGAAGTGGCTACGATATTGCTTGTGCCAAAAGCACAACTCCTATTTTATATCAAACTCAAAATCAAGAACCTAAAACCTACCCCATTTGCTTTTCTCCCGATTTCAAAAAGCATTTATTTTTCGTACATCTCAACCAAAAACAAGATAGTAAAGTTGGGATAGCACACTACAAATCCATTAAAAAAGGGAAAAAAGCATTTATTGAAAAGATTACCCAAATTACTGAAGATGTGGTGCGTAGCAAATCGTTTACCGAGTTTTGCTCCTGCATCGACCTACACGAACAAATCACCTCTGATTTTATTGGGCTTGAACCCGTAAAAAGCAAATTGTTTTCTGATTTTCAAGGAAGTATAAAGAGTTTAGGAGCTTGGGGCGGTGATTTTGTGCTGGTTGCCTGTGAACAACCCGATGTAAAAACCTATTTTG